The genomic stretch CGTATGCACATGAGAATTATGGAATCAAGAATTGATGATTACCaatgttaattttggttttacagcaactactaaattcatcaatgagctgtaTTGATATTGAGCCACattcttttgtttgttgactaaaaagaaaaattattggccaaaataggtaaaggcaattccattacaatttatTAAGAACTTGGAAAAATGGACCTATAATACAAATCGCCAAATGATGTTAAACCCAGAAGGTTACCTATTAGCATTTGTAATACAATgaaatacactcacatgatatgacacaaggtttCCAATTGAAACCTGATATTGTAATACACTCCTGGAAACATGATTTCTCATTGTAAAGCTTGTTCATTTCAGTGGAGAATTATACATGCTCGAAGCATATCTCCacaagtaaatccctcaagtaTATGGAAACAagttgctctgtataaattccaaaggaGAATGTGTCataaagtgtagaaaatccatGAAGGATTCAAATAGCTTGAAGAAGGAAGGGTAAAACATaaattatgtactcaataccaatgaatggtataaattgccttaatgagtactttcattatgatattgttgcaacacattaaatctcttgcaagagttgataTTAGATTGAAACTCCTGAAGAAtctagaaagattataaagtgttgaaagGAATATTGTCTCGAGCTGCAgatcgaacaatatgccaacacgaatcttaCCCATGATGTTTATGGTATTAAAGAATCAAGTagattgaagattatgagttgaatacttaAAATGATTAACCAATATTTAGACACTAAAAAAGATCATTCATCCTCGTGAGGGAaatgataaattgatatttggtccaggAGTACCATATCTTAATGAAGTATGTGTCTTATTGTATTTCGCGCAATACATTGAATCAGATGTTACACTTTCTTTGGAGCATAATATCAACAAATGGGTATtgcaataaaataaagtttatttattgatGTCTCCAGGAAAATATAGACATGTGCTTGTTCTATTCCAAAGAACTAATTAATAGTTATGGTCTTATTGGGCAAGCAAAATTTGAATACCTCTCTAGCATGAATACAAATCGCTTTCATAAATGATTTGTATTTACATATGGAAATAAATTGATCCTACAACGATCAAGAAAGCAACATTTATTGCCACATCTTCATATCTCACAAAAATACAAGAGTTTGGCTAAAACTTGTGGCCATTAAAATTTGGAGCGCAAGTGAACCACCTTCAGAAGCAAACACGCCAGCTATCATGAATAGTGTCAGATTACATCAATATAGTAATCAGTCAAATTAAAGAATTCGAAATCAGGAGAGGTACTCATCAGGGGAAGCATTCAAAACatatcaaggttttaacaagTCAACCGAAATTGACGTATGACCATCCAAAAGGGAATGTTCTAATATAATATATGGATGGGCCACATGAATAGTTCATTAGTATTCATCCATAGAAAAATTAGATGGATTATTATTCATATGAAGAAAAACGGATGGGTTACTATTCATGCATATTATTTTACTATTCATTTGAGGAAAGTTTGTAAAGTGAATATTGTTGTTATAGTAATCTTTTGCCTATAAGATGAGAGCATacggaagaagaaaaatgagaaaagaagaagaaagagatgagagaaaaacatatagaggaaagaaaaatgagttatggaggaaagaaagagaagaggaaagaagagagatgcGGAAGAAATTATCAGTGAGCCAggttagagagaaaagagaaaatagtGAGAGTTATTTTGCACTTCTATTATTTCAGATAATGAAATAAAGTACTACTACTGCCCCGAGGACATAGGCACacttgccgaacctcgtaaatattgtgttttatttactttattcTACTACACACGTATCGTCGACTTTACAACATCGTAAGATTTGTATAAATAATGTTTCTTCCAGCTTATGTTTATGCTTCACTGTCTGTAAATCGAAAAGGCTGATAACGCATTTGCAAGATTGATGGCAAAATTGAAAAGGCCGATAACGCATTTGCAAGATTGACGGCAAAATTGAACATCTATAATGTTCGTCGTAGTACTAATTGATCGTGTTTTTTTTTACAGTAGACCAATTCTTATTGATAAAGCAAGGATTTATAGATATTTCTAGCTATAGCGGAAGAAACAGTGTTCAAATGGTTAAGTCTAAGTTTATGTGATTGCCTGCAACTTGAATGTTACTGAAATTGCCAGTTGAGGTTGATTCCGAACTAGAGTGCTCATCAGCTGAAGGCCGAAATTGTCTCTCTCTTTGGTTTCGGTTCGTCACCGGATCAAACGACAATGAGAGCTCACAAAGTCCGTACAGTTGACAAGTTCGATCATCCATAGACAATCTGCTGAGTTCTGATGTATGAGTATTCTGTAAAGACAATGTGAAAACCAATTAAACTTGTGAAAAAACAAGTGTTAAAATTTAACATTGAACCCagaaaagctctctctctctctctctctctctctctctctctctctctctcacacacacacaaacacatgaAGTACCTGGTGTATAGCATGTTGCTTGCCAGCAGCTTCCTCGTCAGATTCAGAATGCAGTACATGTTCCATGTCTTTTAGCTCATCGTATCTTACATAATTCTCTGATGACCTGCAGAAGATAAAAAAcagaccaaaagaaaaaaggttttCCAATGTTTGATTAACTTGAAATACAAAGCTAGATAATGCATGGAGATTATATGCTTAGTTACATGAAATCGTATAGTTGGGAAATATTTTGTGTATATACCTTTGATGAGTTTGACTTGGGAAAGCGGAGAAGACACTACTGCTGTGATCTTCAGAAAAAACATGGATGTTGTTATCCTTGAAGCTCCTGTACATCTATCAATAAAACCCCCAGAATCTACCAATTCAGTACGCAGTACTTACATGCACGTAGAAGAATCGATCTACTACTGACTAGTATatacatatttaaaaaaaaaaaatagtatataTGTATTAGATCCATCAAAATTAATGTTTTCAAATCAtgtttttggtaatttcataacGTCCACTTATAATATCTTATTACTCTTGTGGTGTAACAAAACGTCCATGTTGTAATAAGCAATATCTTTGGTTTTTTAATAATTGAGTTGTGTGACCGTCTATGTCACTGAAGTTCAAGGAAAAGTTTTATAGAATGACAATAAGATCAGCAATACTTTATGGCTCAGAATGTTGGGCGGTCAAAAAATCAATATGTGcaaaaaataagtgtggggaagataaaaatgttttgttggatgtgtgggcacacgagaaaagATAGGATTaagaatgaggatatccgaAGTAAAGTAGGAGTGACCACAATTGATgataaaatgagagaaaattgaTTAAGGTGATTTGGACACGTGACCCGAAGACCTACAGATACTCTGGTTAGGAGATGCGACTATGAGATGGAAGCTCAAAGCAAAAAATGTAGAGGAAGACCTatgaag from Pyrus communis chromosome 7, drPyrComm1.1, whole genome shotgun sequence encodes the following:
- the LOC137738759 gene encoding protein PHR1-LIKE 3-like, whose product is MHTNTITMSKKEIMKGSSHRIGVRKYHKSELPRLRWTSHLHELFVEAVQSLGGKYKATPKRILQMMSVKGLEISHVKSHLQMYRSFKDNNIHVFSEDHSSSVFSAFPSQTHQRSSENYVRYDELKDMEHVLHSESDEEAAGKQHAIHQNTHTSELSRLSMDDRTCQLYGLCELSLSFDPVTNRNQRERQFRPSADEHSSSESTSTGNFSNIQVAGNHINLDLTI